CATGTCGATGGTTGGCGTGCAAGCAAGCTGACGCAAGTCGAATACTGTCGCAGGCACAAGCTCTCGGCAGGCGCGTTCTGGCACTGGAAGCGGCGTTTCCTTAATCAAGGCGAAGAATCCGCTCCCATCAACAAGCCGGACATCGTGCCTATCCCGGTGCAGCAGTTCACCATCAAGGAAGTCCCACAGCCGATCATCCTGCATGCATCAGGCTACCAAGTAGAGCTGGTGGGCGACTTTTGCCAGGCCACACTCGTCAAGCTCCTTGAAACACTTAGCCGGTTCGCATGATCTTGCCTTCAAGCACACGGGTCTACCTCGTGCTGGGCTCGACGGATTTACGCAAAGCCATCAACGGCCTGTCTCTCCTTGTCACCGACATTCCAGAGATGGATGTCTTCAGCGGGCAACTGTTCGTTTTTTGCAACAAAAGCCGGACGCTCATCAAAATTCTCTACTGGGATCGCAACGGTTTTTGCCTGTGGCAAAAGCGGCTGGAGAGGCATCGCTTCCTTTGGCCCGAGTCCAGGGAACAGGCTTTGGAGCTTGGATCAGGTGAGCTTTCGTGGCTCCTTGAAGGACTCGACCCCATGCAGATGCAGGGCCATCCGAGCCTGAAATACTCGACGATGCCTTGAGCATTCTCTTTACATTTCAATATATTATATATACATACTGCCCCATGGGCAACGCAGTTCTGCCAAATGATCCCAAGACATTAAAGGCCATCCTTGCCGACCGGGACGAATACATTTCCGAGTTGCAGGAGCAGGTCCGGTGGCTCAAGGCCGTCATTCATGCGGCGTCTTCCGAGCGCCGAGCCAAACCCACGGCCAATGAACGACAGTATTCACTGTTCGACGAGGCGGAGGCTGTTGCGACTGAATTCCTGAAAACCGACGACAGCAGCGTCTCCGTACCCAGTCATACCCGCAGGAAGCGAGGTCGGCGTCCCATCCCGCCAACGTTTCCCCGTGTGGAAGTTGTTCACGACCTGCCCGAAGAGGACAAGACGTGCCCTTGCGGCTCTCCTTTGACCCGCATCGGTGAAGAAGTCAGCGAAAAAGTGGACTTCATTCCGGCCAAAATCCAGGTAGTGCGCCACGTCCGTCCCAAGTACGCCTGTCACGAGTGCGAGGGAGTGGAGGACGACGGTCCCACCGTGAAGATTGCCCCCATGCCACCCAAGGGCATCGCCACATCAGGTCTTCTGGCCTATGTCCTGGCATCCAAGTTTGTGGACGGGCTGCCGAAGCTTGTGAGCCGATCATGGAGCTTCTACACGAAGAGATTCTGTCTGGGCCGGTTCTGAATCTGGATGAGACCACGGTGCAGGTGTTGAAAGAACCTGGCCGGAAGAACACGAGAAAATCGTATATGTGGCTCGCCCGAGGCGGACCTCCTGGAAAACCCGGCATACTCTTTCATTATTCGCCCTCGCGTTCCGGCAAGATTGCCGAGCAACTGGTGCGTGACTTTTCAGGCTACCTGCAAACCGATGGGTATGCGAGGTATAACGCTCTTGGGGAGCGAGAGAGCATTATCCATGTGGGCTGTCTGGCGCACGTGCGGTGTAAGTTCATGGACGTGCTCAAGGCTGGGACAAAGAAACGCGGCACGGCTCAGGAGGTGGTCGATCTCATTGCTCAACTCTACGGCCTGGAAAAGCAGGCCCGGCAAGCGGGCTTTGATGCGGATCGCATCCTGGCCATGCATCAGACCCAGTCCAGTCAGATCATGGGCACCATCAAG
The nucleotide sequence above comes from Desulfovibrio inopinatus DSM 10711. Encoded proteins:
- the tnpB gene encoding IS66 family insertion sequence element accessory protein TnpB (TnpB, as the term is used for proteins encoded by IS66 family insertion elements, is considered an accessory protein, since TnpC, encoded by a neighboring gene, is a DDE family transposase.), which translates into the protein MILPSSTRVYLVLGSTDLRKAINGLSLLVTDIPEMDVFSGQLFVFCNKSRTLIKILYWDRNGFCLWQKRLERHRFLWPESREQALELGSGELSWLLEGLDPMQMQGHPSLKYSTMP
- the tnpA gene encoding IS66 family insertion sequence element accessory protein TnpA, encoding MAKASRKQKKPRSADFWRKHVDGWRASKLTQVEYCRRHKLSAGAFWHWKRRFLNQGEESAPINKPDIVPIPVQQFTIKEVPQPIILHASGYQVELVGDFCQATLVKLLETLSRFA